Part of the Pseudobdellovibrionaceae bacterium genome is shown below.
AGCGCGGTCTTTTTCAAAATGATTGCGATACTCTTTGTAGGTGGTGGAGCCAATACAGCTGAGGCTGCCATCAGCCAGTGCTGGTTTTAATAAATTTGAAGCATCCATTGATCCACCCGAGGTGCTGCCGGCTCCCACAATGGTGTGAATTTCATCAATAAACAACACGGCATGGGGCTGTTTTTTAAGTTCAGTCACAACAGCTTTAAGGCGTTCTTCGAAATCACCCCGATACTTCGTGCCTGCCAATAGGGCGCCCATGTCAAGAGAGTAGATGACCGCATTTTTTAAACTGTCAGGCACGTTGCCTTCAACGATACGTGAGGCGAGGCCATCGGCAATGGCCGTTTTTCCCACACCGGCTTCCCCAATAAGGAGAGGATTGTTTTTTGTTCGCCTTGCAAGCACGTGAACACATCGCTCAATCACATCTTCTCGTCCAATGAGGGGGTCCGTTTTGCCAGCCAAGGCTTTGTCGTTGAGATTTTGCGTGAACGTCTTAAGGGGTGAGCCTTGCGTGCCCGGCGGCAGTTGTTTGGGTAAGCCATCGGCGGCTAGGTCATCGTCGCTGTCCTCGTCGAACTCTTCATCGATCAAGTCGTCGGTTTGCCATTCACCCGATCCATGCGAGATATAGTTTATAATATCAAATTGGGTGACACCCTCGTCAGATAAATAGAAGGTGGCAAAGGCATTGGGTTCGCTAAATAACGCCACAAGCAGGTGGCCACTTGAGACTTCTTGTTTGCCGGCACTTTGTACTTGAATGGCCGCTCGTTGCAAAAGCCTGTGAAAGGCCAAGGTCAAGTCAGGTTTCCAGTCGGGGGTGCGGGCCACCACTTCCTTTTCAAGATGGGGGCACTTGTCTGTGAGAAACTCTTCAAGGCGCGAGCGAAGGCGCTTGATATTGGCCCCGCACGCCCGCAAAATCTGTTGCGCCTCTTTGTTTTCAAGAAGGGCCAACAGGACATGCTCAAGGCTGACATATTCATGTCGACCATCTGTTGCCAGTTGAACGGCGGTATTTAGAGATTCTTCAAGTTTTGGATTGAGCATCGTAAGCCTCCTTCAGCCGTCAGCTTATGCCTTTTCCATTATACACTTAAGCGGGTGTTGGTTACGTCTGGAATAATCATTCACTTGGTAAACTTTCGTTTCGGCCAGTTCGTAACTAAACACGCCAGCAACCCCGGCCCCTTTGTTATGCACGGCCAACATGATTTCTGTGGCCTCAGGCGGGGTCTTTCGAAAAAACTTTTCTAACACGTGTACGACAAAGTCCATAGGCGTAAAGTCATCGTTCAATATCACCACTTTATATAAAGAAGGTTCTCTGCTGCGCGTCTTCGGGCGGGTGAGTGTCTGCGTGCCCGTGCCAAAGCCATCATCAGAGCCGCTGGCGTGGTTATTGTCGGCACCCAAAGGAATAAGATTTTTTGACATCAATTTCATGAAAACAGCATATCACCAAACCACCGGGGAGAGTAGGTTCTGAGCATTGAGCCAGAAAAATCGGACGCTCCAATGGTCAAGGAGGAGTGGCCGCATAGATCCGGACCCAGTGAAGGGGGGGGGGCGGGAAAATGGCACGAGCTAGAAAATCCGGTGAGAGAGTCGATTGGCAACATCGACAATGGGCCCCGGATCTCGACCATAGTCGAGGCTTGAGGCCCATTGCCAGAGGACTACAGGGGTTCAAATCGAATAGAGCCAGTCTCACAATGGGACAGTAGTTTCACAGATTTTTCATATTTTAAAAATAATTGAATTTTTCATTCGTAAGAGCCGTGTTTCAGACTGAGACAATGCCCCCTATAGGGGAGGGTGAATCTCGGCACAAGATTGATTTGATCTCGATTTGTCACGAAACATTCACGAAAATTTCAAGGTAAACATCAATGATTCTGGTCTTTTGACCAATCAATCGGGCTTTGACCCCGCAGTATTGTCATGTAGACTTTAATTGTTCGTATAAAAACTTATTTAACTAATTAACATGTTTATTAGTTTAATTAACAAGACCGTAAGGGGGAAGAATGAAAAATAATAAGGGTTTCTCGTTAATCGAGTTAATGGTCGTTGTGGCGATCATTGGTATCTTAAGTGCTGTGGCCATTCCGCAGTATCAGCGTTTTCAAAGAAAGGCGCGCCAGTCTGAAGCTAAAGCTAACTTGGGTGGCTTGTACACCACTATGGAAGCTTTTTCTGCTGAGTGGGACACGTACACAAGTGACATGGGCATTCAAGGTTACTCTCCTGCTGGTACTTTGATTTACAACGTAGGCTTTACGGCAGATCACCTTCCGCCGGCAATACCACCTGTAACTGGTACAGCTACAGGCCTATTTGACAGTTTGGGACTTTGCGCCGATGCAACATATGGTACGAAATGTACTGGTGGTGGTGCGGCAATTGGTACTGTAGTGACCGCTACCGCTGCAAATAGTTTCTTGGCGGGTGCCGAAGGGTCGATTGGTGGAGCTGTAACTGATGTTTGGTCTATTAATGATCAAAAAGTGATAGCAAACCCACAAGATGGTATTCCAGATTGATCTAATTTTTACTTGAATACGTAATAAGAAAAGAGGCACCATTAGTGTGCCTCTTTTTTTTATTTTATACGATTGATTCTATGAAAAAATTGCGGGAACGAACCATATTACTGTTTTTGATACCTATTTGGGGAGGCATCGCCATATGGATGAATTTGAACAAAGAAATGATCGCGCTACCGACCCAGCCAAAACTGGTCGCGCCTGATCCTCAATTGGTCTATTTTACATTTGGTTACAATGACATGATCGTTGATTCTCTTTGGTTGCGATTAGTGCAAGATCTTGGGATTTGTCAGCAAAACAGAGCTAAGCCAGGCGAACCTCGAACGGGTCTAAATCGTACTCCCGATTGTGAAAAAGGGTGGGCCTATCAAATGTTAGATGTGATGACAGACCTTACACCAAAGTTTTACGAACTATATGAGCTTGGCGGCGTGAGTTTGAGTGTTCTTTCTGATGATGTAAAGGGAGCCACTGGTATCTATGAAAAAGGTGTTAAACAGTTTCCTACTAAATGGCGGCTGTTGTTTCGTGCGGCAACACATCTTCTGATCGAAGAAGGCAATGCTCAAAGAGCAGCCAGTTTGTATCTGATGGCCGTCGAGAACGGCGCACCTAACTGGGTTTATTCACTTGTGGGCCGTATCTATACGCAGACCGGGCAAGCCTTGGTGGCGAAAGCCGTTTTAACAGATTTTATAAACAAAAATCCCGATAATCGATTTCTTGACAGGGCCAAAGAACGCCTCGCCGAAGTGGAAAAGGTACTGGCCGAAGAAAAACAAAAGTCCCATCAGCAAACCTCTCCGCCGGAGCAGAACTGACCTTGCTGGGCCTGGTTACTTGGGTGTGAGCCGTGAAATTTTGTTGGATATTCCTACCCCCACTTTCTACCTTGCCAATTGCCGTGAGCGTCTCATATTAAGGGTGTGTACGATTTTGCCTCAACATTGGGGCCGAGTTTTGCGCTAAGGCCTTAAACTTTCAGGATTTTTAATGAGCACCGATTATTACAACGTATTGGGCGTCAATCGTGACGCGGATCAGGATACTATTAAGAAAGCCTATCGCAAGCTTGCGATGCAGTATCATCCCGATAAAAATCCAGGGGACAAAGCCGCAGAAGAAAAATTCAAGGAGGCGGCCAGGGCCTATGAAGTACTAGGAAATGCCGATAAAAGGGCGCGCTATGACCGCTTCGGCGAGGCGGGCCTTGGCGGTGCCGGTGGTGCGGGGCCTCACTTTGAAGATCTTAACGATATTTTCGGAGCCTTTGGCGATATTTTTGGAGACTTCTTTGGGGGCGGTCGCACTCGCGGCGGTGGTGGACGGCACCGGGCCCGTCGAGGTGCAGACTTACGTTACTTTCTTGAAGTGACCTTAGTAGATGTGCTCAATGGCGCCGAAAAAGAAATTGAATTTGATGCCGAAGCCCCTTGCCAAACTTGTACAGGAACGGGAGCTAAACCCGGCACTAAACCTGAATACTGTGCCACATGTGGAGGCACTGGTCAGGTGGTGCGGCAACAGGGTTTTTTCTCTGTAGCTACCACGTGTCCAAATTGTGCCGGAGAGGGACAAATCATTAAAGACCCCTGTGATGACTGTCATGGTCGCGGTCGTGTACGAGCTCACCGTAAACTTTCAGTGAAAGTCCCTGCAGGTGTTGAAACTGGCACGCAGCTTCGACTTACCGGCAAGGGAGAGGCCGGCGAGCTAGGTGGTCCAGCTGGTGATCTTTATGTTGAAGTGCGAGTTAAAAAAGACAAGCGCTTTGAGCGCGAAGGGCAGCACTTGGTTGTGCATCAGAAAATATCTTATCTTAAAGGATTGCTTGGTGCTGAAATCGAAATCCCCACACTGGAAGACGCAGCCAGGGTAGAAATTCCCGCCGGCACAGCTTCTGGCGATGTATTGCGACTCACGGGAGAAGGCCTACCGGGTCTTCGCTCCAGCCGCCGGGGAGATATATTGATTGAAGTAGAAGTAGAGATACCAAAAAAGCTATCAAAAAAAGAAGAAGCCCTCCTACGAGAGATCGCAAAACTAAAGGGCGAAGAAGTCGCCGACGAAAAAGGTCTATTCGGCCGGTTTAAATAAAAAGTACCTGCTTCCCTTTGTGGCGACAGTGCGTCAGGCGAGTCGCCCCTCCCCCCCCCAAGCACGGGCCATAGGCGTCCTCCCGATGTGCATGGCGTATCCGGGTTGCGGCACGCAGTGACGCAATCCGAAGACGACATGCGGCCACTCGGGCCGGCGCCGATGGCCCGTGCTTGGGGGGGGGAGGGGCGACTCGCCTGACGCACTGTCGCCACAAAGGGAAGCAGGTACTTTTTATGATAATGTCATGGTATCCTGTACATAATTGTACAGGATAATTGAGCATGAAAACTGGGCGAATTGATAAAATTGAGGCACTCTACTCCCACGGAGGTTTGGTTTACCATACGGGCGACTTGGCCAATTTGTGGGGCGTCACCAATGAAAATACGTTGTACACAACGATTAAACGCTATTGCCAAAAAGGTGTTTTGCACCGGATCCAAAAGGGCATGTACTCGATAAAGCCCCTTCATCAGTTGGACCCTTGGCTCATAGGGGTCAAAGCCCTTCATCGGTACGCCTATGTAAGCACAGAAACCGTTTTAGTTGAGGCCGGTGTCATAACCCAGATACAGCCGTATATCACCATCGTGAGTTCTCTCTCGACGGAATTCGAAATCGCGGGTCATCATTATAAATGTCGTCAGCTGCAGGACCGGTACCTTTATCAGTCCGTTGGTATTGAAGCACGTAATGGAGTCAACGTGGCAACACCTCAAAGAGCACTGTCTGACTTACTTTATTTTAATCCACAAGTTTATTTGGACGATATTCAGGCCATAAAGCGGTTAAAGGTTAAGGCCTTGCAAAAGGAGATGGGATATCGTGTTTCTGCCTAAACCTGAAGATGCCATTCACAAAGCTTGGCTATATCGCCTACTCACTGAAATTGCAGACGACGCATATCTTGCCGATGTCTTGCGGTTTAAGGGAGGCACGTGTGCCGCTATGCTCGGGTATTTGGATAGATTCTCCGTTGACTTGGATTTTGATATTTCAGGTCAAGTCAAAAAGGGAGAGTTCAAAAAAATAGATCATTATCTGCAGGCTATTTTCAAAAGACTTGACCTCACCATCAAGTCAAAGAGTCAAACCATACCCCAATATTTTTTGCGATACCCGGCTGATGAAAGAAAGCGAAACACTATTAAGATTGATATGTCCTATCCTCCACCAAAATCGAATGAATACGAGCCGAGGCAGCTCATTGATATTGATCGGGTATTTTACTGCCAGACCATCGAAACCATGTTTGCCAATAAGTTGGTGGCTCTACTTGAGCGATACGAGAAGTACAATTTAATCGCGGGAAGAGATTTGTATGATGTCCATCATTACTTTTTGGCAGGTCATCGATATCTGGACGCGGTCATTCTTGAGCGACGTGGGAGTGATCTAGCGACATTTTTTAAAGAACTCAGAGATTTTGTGGCTAAAAAAATCACGCAGAGGGTGCTGGATCAAGACCTCAACACACTTTTGGGCCCCAAAAAGTTTCGAGCGCTGAGAAAGACCCTGAAGCAAGAAACCCTCATGTTTTAGTAGTAAAAGATAGACTTGTTTTCTCCCTCCAAGCACGGGCCACTTGCCGGCGCCGATGGCCCGTGCTTGGAGGGAGGGGGCGGCTCGCCTGACGCACTGTCGCCACAAAGGGAAGCAGGTACTTTTTTTTCTCACCTTGACCTCACAATTATAGGACCCATCTTGGTTTTGTAATCTAAGGATAACTAAATGGGAGAATATCCATGGGAAAAATCATAGGAATTGACCTTGGGACCACAAACTCGTGTGTGGCGATTATGGAAGGCGGAGAGCCTAAAGTATTGGTCAACGAAGAAGGTGGGCGAACAACCCCCTCGGTTGTGGCATATACCAAGGACGGAGAAAAACTTGTTGGTCAAACGGCCAAGCGGCAGGCGGTGACTAACCCTGAAAATACAATTTATTCGGCCAAACGATTTATCGGTCGTCGATTTGGTGAAGCGGGTGAAGAGCTTAGACTTGTACCTTATAAAGTGGTGCAAAAAGGAGATGACTGTGCCTTTGATGTTCAGGGCAAAACAGTCACCCCAGAAGAAATTTCAGCCGCTATTTTGGGTAAGCTTAAAAAGGTAGCTGAAGATTACCTGGGTCATGAAGTGACTGAGGCAGTGATCACTGTGCCGGCTTATTTTAACGATGCCCAACGGCAGGCGACCAAAGATGCGGGTCGTATTGCTGGTCTTGATGTGAAGCGGATCATCAACGAGCCCACGGCAGCCGCTTTGGCGTACGGATTAGATAAAAAGAAAGACGAAAAAATTGCCATCTTCGATTTTGGCGGTGGTACTT
Proteins encoded:
- a CDS encoding prepilin-type N-terminal cleavage/methylation domain-containing protein, whose translation is MKNNKGFSLIELMVVVAIIGILSAVAIPQYQRFQRKARQSEAKANLGGLYTTMEAFSAEWDTYTSDMGIQGYSPAGTLIYNVGFTADHLPPAIPPVTGTATGLFDSLGLCADATYGTKCTGGGAAIGTVVTATAANSFLAGAEGSIGGAVTDVWSINDQKVIANPQDGIPD
- the clpS gene encoding ATP-dependent Clp protease adapter ClpS, whose amino-acid sequence is MKLMSKNLIPLGADNNHASGSDDGFGTGTQTLTRPKTRSREPSLYKVVILNDDFTPMDFVVHVLEKFFRKTPPEATEIMLAVHNKGAGVAGVFSYELAETKVYQVNDYSRRNQHPLKCIMEKA
- the dnaJ gene encoding molecular chaperone DnaJ yields the protein MSTDYYNVLGVNRDADQDTIKKAYRKLAMQYHPDKNPGDKAAEEKFKEAARAYEVLGNADKRARYDRFGEAGLGGAGGAGPHFEDLNDIFGAFGDIFGDFFGGGRTRGGGGRHRARRGADLRYFLEVTLVDVLNGAEKEIEFDAEAPCQTCTGTGAKPGTKPEYCATCGGTGQVVRQQGFFSVATTCPNCAGEGQIIKDPCDDCHGRGRVRAHRKLSVKVPAGVETGTQLRLTGKGEAGELGGPAGDLYVEVRVKKDKRFEREGQHLVVHQKISYLKGLLGAEIEIPTLEDAARVEIPAGTASGDVLRLTGEGLPGLRSSRRGDILIEVEVEIPKKLSKKEEALLREIAKLKGEEVADEKGLFGRFK
- a CDS encoding nucleotidyl transferase AbiEii/AbiGii toxin family protein: MFLPKPEDAIHKAWLYRLLTEIADDAYLADVLRFKGGTCAAMLGYLDRFSVDLDFDISGQVKKGEFKKIDHYLQAIFKRLDLTIKSKSQTIPQYFLRYPADERKRNTIKIDMSYPPPKSNEYEPRQLIDIDRVFYCQTIETMFANKLVALLERYEKYNLIAGRDLYDVHHYFLAGHRYLDAVILERRGSDLATFFKELRDFVAKKITQRVLDQDLNTLLGPKKFRALRKTLKQETLMF